The Parashewanella tropica genome window below encodes:
- a CDS encoding avidin/streptavidin family protein, with the protein MKRLFHIVLFAFSFTSFNAFCQSNIGAEQLIGTWKNEHGSTLTITQTENDDFTGTFKTAVADTKSCIGYPIPFKGSSNGNALAISMSLEDCGSPTTIAMVGSVGKENKTLDTIYLVQSNGVDTWKARVTGHDLYQKIN; encoded by the coding sequence ATGAAACGCCTTTTTCATATCGTATTATTTGCATTTTCTTTCACATCATTTAATGCATTTTGCCAATCTAATATCGGTGCCGAGCAATTAATAGGCACTTGGAAAAACGAACACGGTTCTACATTAACCATCACGCAAACTGAAAATGATGATTTTACTGGAACCTTCAAAACCGCTGTCGCTGATACCAAGTCTTGTATTGGCTACCCGATACCTTTTAAAGGCTCAAGCAATGGTAATGCTTTAGCTATCAGTATGAGTCTTGAAGATTGTGGCTCCCCAACCACCATTGCAATGGTGGGGAGTGTGGGCAAAGAAAACAAAACGTTGGATACTATCTACTTAGTACAGAGTAATGGAGTAGATACTTGGAAAGCCAGAGTGACAGGGCACGACTTGTATCAAAAGATCAACTAA
- the rluD gene encoding 23S rRNA pseudouridine(1911/1915/1917) synthase RluD: MAQEINLKSEFSATQTGQRLDQALAELFPDYSRTRIKEWILSGAVSIDGEVWDKPRTKVMELQQVQVQTELPEEVVAEAQQIDLDIVYEDDDILVINKQAGLVVHPGAGNQDGTLMNALLHHCPNIELVPRAGIVHRLDKDTTGLMVVAKTVEAQTHLVASLQARQITREYEAIAIGTMTAGGLVDAPIGRHPTKRTHMAVHHSGKPAVTHYRVAEKFRAHTRLRLRLESGRTHQIRVHMAHIGHILVGDPVYGGRPRLPKAASAEFIDVLKNFKRQALHAVRLELQHPITCEMMSWTAPIPADMTELTKALRKDTELNPTVL, from the coding sequence ATGGCTCAAGAGATTAATCTAAAAAGTGAGTTTTCAGCAACTCAAACAGGTCAGCGTTTAGATCAAGCGTTGGCAGAATTATTTCCCGATTATTCCCGTACTCGAATTAAAGAGTGGATTTTATCTGGTGCAGTATCCATTGACGGTGAGGTATGGGATAAGCCTAGAACCAAAGTAATGGAATTACAGCAGGTTCAAGTGCAGACTGAATTGCCAGAGGAAGTCGTCGCAGAAGCACAGCAAATTGATTTAGATATCGTTTATGAAGACGATGATATTTTAGTGATCAACAAACAAGCAGGCTTGGTTGTTCACCCTGGTGCGGGTAATCAAGATGGTACTTTGATGAATGCATTATTGCATCACTGTCCAAATATTGAGTTAGTACCAAGAGCAGGGATTGTTCACCGCCTTGATAAAGACACCACAGGTTTAATGGTGGTAGCTAAAACGGTGGAAGCGCAAACGCACTTGGTGGCATCACTACAAGCAAGACAGATCACCCGTGAATATGAAGCTATTGCTATAGGAACCATGACCGCAGGTGGTTTGGTTGATGCGCCTATTGGTCGTCATCCGACGAAACGTACTCATATGGCAGTGCATCATTCAGGTAAACCAGCTGTAACCCATTACCGCGTGGCAGAGAAGTTCCGTGCGCATACTCGCCTAAGATTACGCCTAGAGTCAGGGCGTACTCACCAGATTCGTGTTCACATGGCACATATCGGCCATATTTTGGTAGGTGATCCTGTCTATGGCGGTCGTCCGCGTTTACCAAAAGCGGCCAGTGCTGAATTTATTGATGTATTGAAAAACTTTAAACGCCAAGCACTTCACGCTGTTCGTCTTGAACTGCAACACCCAATCACTTGTGAAATGATGAGTTGGACGGCACCAATACCTGCAGACATGACAGAGTTAACGAAAGCACTACGAAAAGATACGGAATTAAATCCTACTGTTTTATAA
- a CDS encoding sigma-54-dependent transcriptional regulator: protein MDKVLIVDDNLSVCQALALMLELNGHRALFCHNEADALSIIEQQDISLVIQDMNFSADTTSGHEGQKLFYAIRELQPNLPIILITAWTQLEMAVELVKKGSADYMSKPWDDDKLLTSISNLLELHRATKNNQQLKRIDNQRTEHIAKADLCGLVFASGTMQRVVDLALQLANSDVSVLVTGPNGAGKDKIADILHANSPLKDKPLVKVNIGALPSELLEAELFGAEAGAFTGATKARVGRFEAAKGGTLFLDEIGNLPLSGQVKLLRILQTGEYERLGSSQTRKVNVRVISATNADLLADIANGSFREDLYYRLNVIELKVPALCERKDDIVPLVEHFIGPEFSLDKVTKQALLAHPWNGNVRELQNACKRAVLLARDSKLQAVDFGLIEPNLSSTNQDIDINKQQILDAMEQHDGVIAHVAKSVGLSRQALYRRLDKFGIER from the coding sequence ATGGATAAAGTTCTTATCGTAGATGACAACCTGTCGGTCTGTCAGGCATTAGCATTAATGCTCGAACTTAATGGTCATCGTGCCCTGTTTTGTCATAACGAAGCCGATGCCCTGAGTATTATTGAGCAGCAAGATATCTCGTTGGTGATTCAGGATATGAATTTTAGTGCTGACACCACTTCGGGCCATGAAGGGCAAAAGCTGTTTTATGCCATCAGAGAGCTTCAGCCTAATTTGCCTATTATTTTGATCACTGCGTGGACTCAACTTGAAATGGCGGTGGAGTTGGTAAAAAAAGGTTCGGCAGATTATATGTCCAAGCCTTGGGATGACGATAAGCTGTTAACAAGCATTAGCAATTTATTGGAATTACATCGAGCCACAAAAAACAACCAGCAGCTAAAGCGAATTGATAACCAACGAACCGAACATATAGCTAAAGCCGATTTATGCGGATTGGTTTTTGCGAGTGGTACTATGCAGCGGGTAGTGGACTTAGCCTTGCAGCTCGCTAATTCAGATGTATCAGTATTGGTCACAGGTCCAAATGGTGCAGGTAAAGATAAGATTGCCGATATCCTTCACGCTAACTCTCCTCTTAAAGATAAACCTTTAGTAAAAGTAAATATTGGTGCACTGCCAAGTGAATTATTAGAAGCAGAATTATTCGGTGCAGAAGCAGGGGCGTTTACCGGAGCAACAAAAGCCAGAGTCGGTCGCTTTGAAGCGGCTAAAGGTGGTACTTTATTTTTAGATGAAATTGGTAACTTGCCACTTTCTGGGCAAGTAAAGTTACTCAGAATATTGCAAACAGGAGAATATGAGCGCTTAGGAAGTAGCCAAACTCGTAAAGTGAACGTGCGTGTGATCAGTGCCACCAATGCCGATTTACTGGCTGATATTGCCAATGGCAGTTTTCGAGAAGACTTATACTATCGCTTAAACGTTATCGAACTAAAAGTGCCAGCTTTGTGCGAGCGAAAAGATGACATTGTGCCATTAGTTGAGCACTTCATTGGCCCTGAATTCTCATTAGATAAAGTCACCAAACAAGCTTTGTTAGCCCATCCTTGGAATGGCAATGTACGAGAGCTTCAAAACGCTTGTAAACGTGCAGTGTTATTGGCAAGAGACAGTAAATTACAAGCAGTGGATTTCGGTTTGATAGAGCCAAATTTGTCGAGTACAAACCAAGACATTGACATTAATAAACAGCAGATATTAGATGCAATGGAACAACATGACGGAGTGATAGCTCATGTGGCTAAATCAGTTGGCTTGAGCCGCCAAGCCTTATATCGCCGTTTAGATAAATTCGGAATCGAACGATGA
- a CDS encoding coniferyl aldehyde dehydrogenase, which yields MNTAKQASPLLSVFKKQKQAFQNEPYLPYSARLHFLKALKKSLLTHQTDLISALNQDYNGRSEYDTMIGDTLPTVSQINYTISKLKKWMKPESRSAGAMLAPASVKVHYQPKGVVGIIVPWNFPIMLSLSPLATAIAAGNRVMLKLSEFTPSTNVVIRKIIETTFSENHIAVVEGEADVAAEFSALPFDHLLFTGSTQVGRHVMRAAADNLTPVTLELGGKSPVIIAPDMKIETAVERLIYGKCLNAGQICVAPDYILCPSHRIAEFIDTYQQRFQAMYQDLENNSDYTSIINQRQFERLVGLLDDAREKGAKIISASNTEIDKQQRKFATQLVTNVTDNMQLMQQEIFGPILPIVAYDSLDESLDYINQRPRPLALYIMSFDTDIQNHIISQTHSGGVSINDTVMQVAVDDAPFGGIGPSGMGHYHGKEGFRTFSHAKTVLKKGWFDMGKFIHPPYGTKLQKFLLGSFLK from the coding sequence ATGAATACTGCCAAGCAAGCTTCACCGTTACTTTCTGTTTTTAAAAAACAAAAACAAGCATTTCAGAATGAGCCTTACCTTCCCTACTCAGCTCGTTTGCACTTCCTTAAAGCCCTGAAAAAATCTCTTCTAACGCATCAAACCGATCTTATTTCTGCGTTAAATCAGGATTACAATGGTCGCTCAGAATACGACACCATGATTGGTGATACGCTCCCTACGGTTTCTCAAATCAACTACACCATTTCCAAGTTAAAAAAATGGATGAAACCTGAAAGCCGAAGCGCAGGAGCGATGCTGGCACCAGCCAGTGTCAAAGTGCATTATCAGCCCAAAGGCGTCGTTGGTATTATCGTTCCTTGGAACTTTCCCATCATGTTGTCACTCTCACCACTGGCTACTGCGATAGCCGCTGGCAACCGAGTGATGCTAAAGCTTTCTGAATTCACTCCAAGCACAAATGTAGTCATTAGAAAAATCATCGAAACAACGTTTTCAGAGAATCATATTGCCGTTGTTGAGGGTGAAGCTGATGTTGCTGCTGAGTTTTCAGCCTTACCTTTCGACCATTTATTATTTACGGGCTCAACTCAAGTTGGTCGACATGTCATGCGTGCCGCCGCTGATAACTTAACTCCTGTAACACTTGAGCTAGGCGGAAAGTCACCGGTGATCATCGCTCCTGATATGAAAATTGAAACCGCGGTTGAGCGTTTGATTTACGGTAAATGCTTAAATGCGGGTCAAATCTGTGTGGCGCCTGACTATATACTTTGCCCATCTCATCGTATTGCAGAGTTCATTGATACTTATCAACAACGCTTTCAAGCCATGTATCAAGATCTTGAGAATAACTCAGATTACACAAGTATCATTAATCAACGGCAATTCGAAAGGCTCGTGGGCTTATTGGATGATGCTCGCGAGAAAGGCGCAAAGATTATCTCTGCATCCAATACAGAAATTGATAAGCAACAAAGAAAGTTTGCAACGCAATTAGTCACCAATGTGACGGATAATATGCAGTTAATGCAACAAGAAATTTTTGGCCCTATTCTCCCTATCGTTGCTTATGACAGCTTAGATGAAAGTCTTGATTACATTAACCAACGCCCTCGCCCATTAGCGCTGTATATCATGAGTTTTGACACAGATATCCAAAACCACATCATTAGCCAAACCCACTCAGGTGGGGTATCGATTAATGATACCGTAATGCAAGTAGCCGTTGATGATGCACCTTTTGGTGGCATTGGGCCGTCAGGTATGGGGCACTATCATGGGAAAGAGGGCTTTAGAACCTTTAGTCACGCAAAAACAGTGTTAAAGAAAGGTTGGTTCGATATGGGGAAATTCATTCATCCACCCTACGGCACCAAACTTCAAAAATTCTTGTTGGGTAGCTTTTTGAAGTAA
- a CDS encoding beta strand repeat-containing protein: protein MNAFSVCPQKVWSHYVRQWMIIVFGLLTLSGCPLHHHSRSHNIVSIQISPVSHPSRGTSQVEIPKGVNIQYYAIATYKNNTKKNISSSVTWASSTPAVSSIDAAGLAKGLTKGEVSITASFDGVTSNQAKLTITDAALRAIQITPATNSLPKGLTQQYTAIGTYSDDTTVNITNSVDWTSSDATKVSVNDKGLAATPDIGSATIQAKEGDIESNTATLTVTAATLTAIEVTAAENNLPEGLTQQYTATGTYTDKSTQNISDSVSWASSETSIATIDNKGLLKAVDQGDTQISASLNDISSNQLKLTVSDAQLASIQITPAQTSLAKGTTQQFTAKGIYTNQTSEDITNTVVWSSSSEDNVSIDDKGLATGDTEGESTIQAAMGNITSNNAAMTVTAAELTSIQVTPATQSIAKGRSQAFIATGTYTDKSTRNITNSVSWNSSNTDNVTIGEDGTANGVNTGESTIHATEDSVRSNDATLTVTAAVLTQLQITASANTVIEGNKLQYTATGTYSDNTTANVTSSVSWSSSDTSKATIDPQGLASGLDDGTTTISADLNGIDSNTLNLTITAAQLTSIQITPATVSIAKGLTQQYTAEGTYNNGRVVNITDQVTWETDSDTTVTVSSAGLATAVNEGTTVISAVRDGVTSNDSNITVTAATLTQIQITPATSSIAKGRNQQYTAMGTYTDNSTSNITNKVSWSSSSIAVATVTPAGLVDGVTVGQTTINATMGTVTSNTANVTVTDAVIDSIQVTANTLTVPKGNTAQFTAVATFSDSTTQTITDSASWNSSDKNNATITPAGLAKGENVGTSTITASMSGVTSNQAAFTVTAAELTQIQVTPTGNQSIPNGRTQQFTATGTYTDTTTADISNRVNWTSSDDNIATVSNAGLVTGVNEGSVTISAALDGVSSNTINTTITAAVINNIQIQATPNSAPKGNTVQYNAVGNFSDGTSRNLNTQVSWTSSDDNIATVSDSGLVSAVNEGSATIRANIGSLGGSASIQVTAAVLDSIQVTPTTPISVIDGLTQQLTATGTYSDSTTANITSTVNWNSSDTNIATVTPSGLLRGANVGQATVHASLSGQTSNDITVNVTAAQLTGIQVSQSQAIIAASQNYNIVATGRYNNNSTSDISASATWSSSDDTIARVSTSGQISGVATGSTTITVTMGSFNQNINVTVTPTAAVGLCGAEVNNTDKSNASTACIKVATDSSNNWFTSSPSLPALQALSYTQGAGSSKNYSIIFTENGNQGPSGGGFGRFTQAGPDDGSGGQYQAWCDDLNSFSFGGRNNWARATRAQIRGLQSNRGSMWDFAGWPTFYLYATTSISGADMTSESLNNTSNGTFPRATTPVYVSCISTP from the coding sequence ATGAACGCTTTTTCTGTTTGCCCTCAAAAAGTTTGGAGTCACTATGTTCGTCAATGGATGATTATTGTTTTTGGCCTATTAACCTTGAGTGGTTGTCCGTTACATCACCACTCTCGTTCCCATAATATTGTTTCCATTCAGATATCTCCTGTGAGTCACCCTTCCCGAGGTACCAGCCAAGTTGAGATCCCCAAAGGGGTAAACATCCAATACTATGCAATCGCGACTTATAAGAACAATACCAAGAAAAACATCAGTAGCTCGGTAACGTGGGCAAGTTCAACGCCAGCGGTATCAAGTATTGATGCTGCAGGTCTAGCCAAAGGACTCACAAAGGGTGAAGTTTCAATCACCGCAAGTTTCGATGGCGTAACCAGTAATCAGGCAAAATTAACCATTACAGACGCCGCTTTACGAGCCATTCAAATCACGCCCGCGACAAACAGCTTACCCAAGGGACTGACCCAACAATATACCGCAATTGGAACATACAGCGATGATACGACAGTAAATATCACAAACTCTGTTGATTGGACGAGTTCAGACGCCACTAAGGTCAGTGTCAACGATAAAGGGCTTGCGGCAACACCTGACATTGGTAGTGCGACCATACAAGCCAAAGAGGGCGATATTGAAAGTAATACAGCAACTCTAACAGTAACCGCTGCTACCTTGACGGCCATTGAAGTCACTGCAGCAGAAAATAACCTCCCTGAAGGATTAACTCAGCAATACACAGCAACGGGAACTTATACCGATAAAAGCACCCAGAATATCAGCGATTCTGTGAGTTGGGCGAGCTCGGAAACGAGTATAGCCACCATTGATAACAAAGGATTACTTAAAGCCGTTGATCAAGGAGACACTCAAATATCGGCATCTCTCAATGACATAAGCAGTAATCAGCTGAAGCTTACCGTCAGTGATGCTCAATTAGCGTCTATCCAAATAACCCCAGCACAAACTAGTCTTGCAAAAGGAACAACTCAGCAATTTACGGCTAAAGGCATTTATACCAACCAAACATCTGAGGATATTACCAACACAGTCGTGTGGAGTAGTTCAAGTGAGGACAATGTATCCATTGACGACAAAGGGCTTGCAACAGGCGACACTGAAGGTGAGTCGACGATACAAGCAGCCATGGGGAACATAACCAGTAATAATGCGGCAATGACGGTTACGGCAGCAGAACTCACTTCAATTCAAGTCACTCCTGCGACTCAAAGCATTGCTAAAGGTCGAAGCCAAGCCTTTATCGCAACAGGAACTTATACGGACAAATCAACCCGTAACATCACCAACTCAGTCAGCTGGAATAGTTCCAACACTGATAACGTCACGATTGGAGAGGATGGTACAGCAAACGGTGTTAATACTGGGGAGTCGACGATTCATGCAACAGAAGATAGCGTGAGAAGTAATGATGCGACACTTACCGTTACCGCTGCCGTATTAACCCAATTACAAATTACCGCCAGTGCTAATACGGTCATCGAAGGTAACAAGCTTCAATATACCGCCACAGGCACATACAGTGATAACACTACAGCAAATGTAACTAGCTCCGTCAGTTGGAGTAGCTCTGACACTTCAAAAGCCACCATTGACCCACAAGGTTTAGCCTCTGGTCTTGATGACGGCACCACCACTATTTCAGCCGACTTAAACGGCATAGACAGTAACACCTTGAACTTAACCATTACGGCAGCTCAACTTACTTCAATACAAATCACTCCTGCAACCGTAAGCATTGCCAAGGGACTGACTCAACAATACACAGCCGAAGGAACTTACAACAACGGTCGTGTTGTTAATATTACCGACCAGGTCACATGGGAAACAGACAGCGATACAACGGTCACCGTTAGTAGTGCAGGACTCGCAACCGCTGTAAATGAAGGAACGACAGTCATTTCGGCTGTGAGAGACGGCGTTACGAGTAACGATTCCAACATTACAGTCACCGCTGCGACATTGACCCAAATTCAAATTACCCCTGCCACTTCCAGTATTGCCAAAGGACGAAATCAGCAATATACCGCAATGGGAACTTATACCGATAACAGTACCAGCAATATCACCAATAAAGTCAGTTGGAGTAGTTCAAGTATTGCGGTTGCAACTGTAACTCCAGCTGGTCTAGTAGATGGCGTGACTGTTGGTCAAACGACAATTAACGCAACAATGGGAACAGTAACCAGTAATACGGCTAACGTCACCGTTACTGATGCGGTCATAGACTCTATTCAAGTAACTGCTAACACACTCACCGTTCCAAAAGGAAACACCGCTCAGTTTACTGCTGTTGCGACTTTTAGTGACAGCACAACGCAGACAATTACTGATTCAGCTAGCTGGAATAGTTCAGATAAGAATAATGCGACAATTACTCCCGCAGGATTAGCAAAAGGGGAAAATGTTGGCACATCAACCATTACTGCATCTATGTCAGGTGTAACCAGTAATCAAGCCGCCTTTACTGTTACTGCGGCAGAATTAACACAGATACAAGTTACACCAACAGGCAATCAAAGCATTCCTAACGGAAGAACTCAACAATTCACCGCAACAGGGACATACACAGATACAACAACAGCGGACATTTCAAACCGCGTGAATTGGACGAGTTCTGACGACAATATCGCAACCGTATCAAATGCTGGCTTAGTGACAGGAGTGAATGAGGGTTCAGTCACTATTTCTGCAGCATTAGATGGCGTCAGCAGTAACACCATTAATACCACTATCACCGCAGCCGTCATTAACAACATACAAATTCAGGCTACACCTAATTCGGCACCTAAAGGCAATACGGTTCAATATAATGCCGTTGGTAATTTTTCAGATGGCACTTCGAGAAATTTAAATACTCAAGTCAGCTGGACAAGCTCTGATGACAATATCGCAACCGTAAGCGACTCTGGTTTAGTTTCAGCTGTCAATGAAGGCTCTGCAACGATAAGAGCCAACATTGGAAGCCTAGGGGGAAGCGCTTCGATTCAAGTGACCGCAGCGGTTCTTGATAGTATTCAAGTGACTCCAACTACCCCCATCAGTGTTATTGATGGCCTTACCCAACAACTAACTGCAACAGGAACCTACAGTGATTCGACGACAGCGAATATCACCAGTACTGTGAACTGGAATAGTTCAGATACCAATATAGCTACGGTTACACCAAGTGGACTTTTACGTGGAGCCAACGTAGGACAAGCAACAGTACATGCTTCTCTAAGCGGTCAAACTAGCAATGATATAACCGTAAATGTAACTGCGGCTCAATTGACGGGCATACAAGTATCTCAATCTCAAGCCATCATAGCTGCAAGCCAAAATTACAACATAGTGGCAACGGGAAGATACAATAACAACTCAACCAGTGATATATCAGCATCGGCAACTTGGTCGAGCTCAGATGATACAATTGCCAGGGTATCAACCTCAGGCCAAATCTCAGGGGTTGCAACGGGTAGTACCACAATCACTGTAACTATGGGGAGCTTTAACCAAAATATAAATGTTACTGTCACTCCCACGGCAGCCGTTGGGCTTTGTGGAGCAGAGGTAAACAATACAGACAAAAGTAATGCCAGCACCGCTTGTATAAAAGTTGCTACCGACTCCAGTAATAATTGGTTTACCTCATCCCCAAGTCTACCTGCATTACAGGCTTTGAGTTACACACAAGGGGCAGGCTCATCAAAGAACTATTCGATAATTTTTACTGAAAATGGTAATCAAGGGCCAAGTGGAGGAGGCTTTGGGAGGTTCACACAAGCGGGTCCAGATGATGGTTCTGGCGGACAATATCAAGCTTGGTGTGACGATTTAAACTCATTCTCTTTCGGTGGCAGAAACAACTGGGCTAGAGCTACCCGAGCCCAAATTCGCGGACTTCAATCAAATAGAGGAAGCATGTGGGACTTTGCAGGATGGCCAACGTTTTACTTATATGCAACGACATCAATATCTGGTGCAGACATGACAAGTGAGTCACTCAATAATACATCAAATGGCACTTTCCCCAGAGCCACAACGCCAGTTTATGTCTCGTGTATATCAACGCCTTAA
- a CDS encoding outer membrane protein assembly factor BamD, with protein sequence MNRVSKGVALALLALTLNACSSKPEEISKKATAEILYSQARNSMDLGNYSKAIRTLEALDSRYPFGPYKTQVQLDMIFSYYKTGDTAQALANIDRFIRLNPTNKNIDYVYFMRGLTNMQSDDYLFHDLLNIDRTDRDPQYSEQAFKDFEKLIKLYPNSKYAADARQRMQAIKNRLARYSIHVAEYYFKMNAWSAAASRAQYVLETFEGSPSREKALEIMAKAYKELGQKTLEDHALSVLKANYPNNSLLN encoded by the coding sequence ATGAATAGAGTGTCAAAAGGTGTTGCCTTAGCCCTGCTTGCATTAACGCTAAATGCCTGTAGCAGTAAACCAGAAGAAATATCTAAAAAAGCCACAGCAGAGATTTTGTACTCTCAAGCTCGGAACTCTATGGATTTGGGTAACTATTCTAAAGCCATCCGTACCCTCGAAGCTCTAGATTCTCGCTATCCATTTGGGCCATATAAGACTCAAGTGCAATTGGACATGATTTTTTCTTACTATAAAACGGGAGATACAGCGCAAGCCCTTGCAAACATAGACCGCTTTATTCGCTTGAACCCAACAAATAAGAATATTGATTACGTCTACTTTATGCGTGGCCTAACCAATATGCAGTCGGACGATTATTTGTTCCATGATTTATTGAACATCGACCGAACTGATCGCGATCCTCAATACTCTGAACAAGCTTTTAAAGACTTTGAGAAGCTAATCAAGCTTTATCCTAATAGCAAGTATGCGGCTGATGCCCGTCAACGCATGCAAGCCATCAAGAATCGCTTAGCTCGATACTCTATCCACGTAGCCGAGTACTACTTTAAGATGAATGCATGGAGTGCAGCAGCCAGCCGAGCTCAATATGTATTAGAAACATTTGAAGGCTCGCCATCAAGAGAAAAGGCATTAGAAATAATGGCTAAAGCCTATAAAGAGTTAGGCCAAAAAACGCTTGAAGATCATGCCTTGAGTGTATTAAAGGCTAATTATCCTAATAACTCGTTATTAAACTAA
- a CDS encoding sensor histidine kinase, which yields MSLSSRLALIVATCIGISVSLILWLNALLLQPNSWLSKLNQWLGLDTSLLFHFAILFLGVCLVRRMTANISNSLQALEVGLLNFKDNDFSVTVPEVKDKEVSRLVSLFNQTAKILRKEKQSIYQRELLLDKVIQSSPHIMLLLDNEQRVIYSNDAARHWFAQGKPIAGCLLQDLSKNLSPEMAQIIHSQQQGLFTLNHDEAKSWHISRGNFALNGQNHHLLLLKQLTKEISRQEVQVWKKVIRIISHELNNSLAPIASMVNSGRKLTQENQSPQLNLIFDTIENRCSHLNQFIFNYARFAKLPLPQKSHVDWQVLTQQLSQHYSFKLIGELPSEQGYFDQIQIEQVLLNLLKNAHESGSEVDEISVEIKPMIVAAKLGVSINISDAGSGMSGEVMQQALLPFYSTKQSGTGLGLPLCREIIEAHEGQISLHHRQPQGLTVQVWLPSSS from the coding sequence ATGAGTTTATCTTCAAGACTGGCTTTGATTGTCGCTACTTGTATTGGCATTAGTGTTTCATTAATTCTGTGGTTAAACGCATTATTACTGCAGCCCAATAGTTGGTTATCTAAATTGAATCAGTGGCTGGGGTTGGATACTAGTTTACTATTCCATTTCGCGATACTGTTTTTGGGTGTTTGTCTTGTAAGACGGATGACTGCCAACATCAGTAACAGCTTACAAGCGTTAGAAGTCGGACTATTGAATTTCAAAGATAATGACTTTAGCGTTACTGTACCTGAAGTGAAAGATAAGGAAGTAAGCCGTTTGGTCAGTTTGTTTAACCAAACGGCTAAGATTCTGCGAAAAGAAAAGCAGTCGATTTATCAGCGTGAATTGTTACTCGACAAAGTGATTCAAAGTTCTCCTCATATCATGTTACTGCTGGATAATGAGCAAAGAGTGATTTATTCCAACGATGCGGCTCGGCACTGGTTCGCTCAAGGTAAACCCATCGCAGGGTGTTTGTTGCAAGATTTAAGCAAAAATTTATCACCTGAAATGGCACAAATCATCCACAGTCAGCAACAAGGATTGTTTACTTTAAACCATGATGAAGCTAAAAGTTGGCATATCAGTCGTGGCAATTTTGCGTTAAATGGTCAGAATCATCATTTACTGTTATTAAAGCAACTAACGAAAGAGATCAGCCGCCAAGAAGTACAAGTGTGGAAGAAAGTCATTCGTATCATCAGTCATGAGCTCAACAATTCTTTGGCACCCATTGCTTCCATGGTGAACTCTGGCAGAAAACTCACTCAAGAAAACCAATCACCTCAGTTAAATTTGATTTTTGATACCATCGAAAACCGATGCTCTCATCTAAATCAGTTTATTTTTAACTATGCTCGTTTCGCTAAGCTTCCTTTACCTCAGAAAAGTCATGTTGACTGGCAAGTTTTAACTCAGCAACTCTCTCAACATTATTCATTTAAGCTGATAGGTGAATTGCCATCAGAGCAAGGCTACTTTGACCAAATTCAGATTGAGCAGGTTTTACTTAATTTGTTGAAAAACGCTCATGAATCTGGCTCAGAGGTAGATGAAATTTCAGTGGAAATTAAACCTATGATAGTTGCTGCTAAACTAGGCGTTAGCATTAATATTTCTGATGCAGGATCAGGCATGTCTGGTGAAGTGATGCAGCAGGCTCTTTTGCCGTTCTATTCAACTAAACAGTCTGGAACTGGGTTGGGCTTGCCGCTATGTCGTGAGATCATCGAAGCCCATGAAGGGCAAATCAGTTTGCATCATCGGCAACCTCAAGGGCTGACGGTACAAGTGTGGTTGCCGAGTTCAAGTTAG